The Streptococcus sp. 29896 genome includes a region encoding these proteins:
- the feoB gene encoding ferrous iron transport protein B — translation MKKEIALIGNPNSGKTSLFNQLTGSNQRVGNWPGVTVEKKSGWLKQDKEILLQDLPGIYSLSPYSPDETVARHYLLQDQPDMILNVLDATNLERNLYLTLQLVELGLPMVIALNMNDQLVAAGKSIQIDHLSHLLGHPVVAISALKKTGLTQLVKALRQPLSAQSSLFFPEYDPQLEAAVVQVQEVLPDSLSERHKRFYALRCLEGDALVMDQLDLPEEAVTIIQEIASILEKIYQDEIDAILINQRYQAIERMATAVQSQGETIVALSDRIDRVVTNRWLGLPIFALVMWLVYFFSIQTIGTMGTDWVNDILFGELVPNWVQAGLTTWGIEEWLQALVLDGIVAGCGAILGFVPQIFVLFFCLGLLEDIGYMSRVAFVMDRLFRRFGLSGKSFIPMLISTGCGVPGVMASRTIENEADRKITIMTATFMPCSAKLPIISLVAGAFFPNNPWIAPSAYFLGMGAIILSGIGLKKTKQLSGQASPFIMELPNYHLPVLLNTVRYASSKAWSFIKRAGSIIFVTNLFIWFTSSYNWSLESVETEASILASLGNLLAPLFSPLGFGNWRASIAALTGLLAKETVISTFGVLYRLGETSESNPDLWTNLQADYTALSAYSFLVFNLLCAPCFAAIGAIHREMGQAKWTWIAISYQTGLAYLISFVIFQFGQVLLYQEPLRLSSYLALAILALLLFFLFRRPQEQIPHLTVHSMPKGDASCRHSS, via the coding sequence ATGAAAAAAGAAATCGCCTTAATCGGCAATCCAAACAGCGGTAAAACTAGTCTCTTCAACCAATTGACTGGCTCTAACCAACGGGTGGGGAATTGGCCTGGTGTCACGGTTGAAAAAAAATCGGGCTGGCTCAAACAAGATAAGGAAATCCTCCTCCAAGATTTACCAGGCATTTACTCCCTTTCTCCTTACAGCCCTGATGAAACTGTGGCACGCCACTATCTCTTACAAGACCAGCCTGATATGATCTTAAATGTTCTGGATGCGACCAATCTCGAGCGCAATCTCTACCTCACTCTTCAATTAGTAGAGTTGGGACTGCCTATGGTCATTGCCCTAAATATGAACGATCAGCTAGTGGCAGCTGGAAAAAGCATCCAAATTGACCACCTTTCTCACCTCCTGGGACACCCAGTGGTGGCTATTTCTGCCCTGAAAAAAACGGGGCTTACACAGCTAGTCAAAGCCCTCCGTCAGCCACTATCTGCCCAATCCTCTCTCTTTTTCCCAGAATATGATCCTCAGCTAGAAGCTGCTGTGGTTCAAGTCCAAGAGGTGCTACCTGATTCGCTCTCGGAGCGCCACAAACGCTTCTACGCCCTGCGTTGCCTTGAAGGTGATGCGCTGGTCATGGACCAATTGGACTTACCAGAAGAGGCTGTCACCATTATCCAAGAAATTGCCTCCATCCTCGAAAAAATCTATCAGGATGAAATCGATGCTATCTTAATCAATCAACGCTATCAGGCTATTGAAAGGATGGCAACTGCCGTTCAAAGCCAGGGTGAAACTATTGTAGCTCTTTCTGATCGCATCGACCGAGTCGTGACCAACCGTTGGTTGGGACTGCCTATCTTCGCCTTGGTCATGTGGCTAGTTTACTTTTTCTCAATCCAAACCATTGGTACTATGGGAACCGATTGGGTCAACGATATTCTCTTTGGTGAACTTGTCCCCAACTGGGTGCAGGCTGGTCTAACAACTTGGGGAATTGAGGAGTGGCTACAAGCCTTGGTTTTGGATGGGATAGTGGCAGGCTGCGGGGCCATTCTGGGCTTTGTCCCACAGATTTTCGTCCTCTTCTTCTGTCTGGGCTTGTTAGAAGACATAGGCTACATGAGTCGTGTTGCATTTGTCATGGACCGATTGTTTCGACGCTTTGGCCTTTCAGGCAAATCCTTCATTCCCATGCTCATTTCTACCGGGTGCGGGGTGCCAGGGGTCATGGCAAGTCGGACCATCGAAAATGAGGCTGACCGAAAAATCACCATCATGACCGCAACCTTTATGCCCTGCTCTGCCAAACTACCGATTATTTCACTAGTAGCAGGTGCCTTCTTTCCAAATAATCCATGGATTGCACCATCTGCCTATTTTCTTGGAATGGGAGCGATTATTCTCTCAGGAATCGGTCTCAAAAAGACCAAACAGTTGAGCGGACAAGCTAGTCCTTTTATCATGGAGCTTCCCAACTACCATCTGCCAGTCCTGCTTAATACTGTACGCTATGCTTCTTCAAAAGCATGGAGTTTTATCAAGCGTGCAGGAAGTATTATTTTTGTGACCAATCTCTTCATCTGGTTTACCAGTTCCTATAATTGGTCCTTAGAATCAGTAGAGACAGAAGCCAGCATCTTAGCTAGTCTTGGCAATCTGCTCGCTCCGCTATTTTCCCCTTTGGGCTTTGGAAATTGGCGAGCCAGCATCGCCGCTCTAACAGGGTTGCTTGCCAAGGAGACTGTGATTTCCACCTTTGGTGTTCTGTACCGACTTGGTGAAACCAGCGAATCTAATCCTGATTTGTGGACCAATTTACAGGCGGACTACACAGCCCTTTCCGCCTACTCCTTCCTTGTCTTCAACCTCCTATGTGCTCCCTGTTTTGCAGCAATTGGTGCCATCCATCGTGAAATGGGCCAGGCAAAATGGACCTGGATTGCCATCAGTTATCAGACAGGGTTGGCATACTTAATCAGCTTTGTCATCTTTCAGTTTGGGCAGGTTCTACTCTATCAAGAGCCCCTTCGTCTGTCTAGCTACCTCGCCCTTGCCATCCTTGCACTTCTATTATTCTTCCTCTTTCGAAGACCCCAAGAACAAATTCCCCATCTTACTGTTCATTCCATGCCGAAAGGAGATGCTTCATGCCGACACTCATCTTAG